The Halosimplex litoreum genome has a window encoding:
- the flaJ gene encoding archaellar assembly protein FlaJ has protein sequence MASADESAGTVEITLTAALAGLVDAYEQMPMPMNRYLGVILVPSVVFFLGTVAAAVFLDVALMIRGPIPLLGFLMLASAVFYPQILLSQRKSELNNQFHLVVTHMTVLATTNIDRMEVFRQLSKQDQYGEMAAEIGRVVELVDTWNLSLDDACRRRAKQVPSDAVSDFFDRLGYTLGAGQALDDYLVSEQDQIIANYKTVYQGTLDNLEVMKDLYLSMILSMTFALVFAVVLPVLTGTNPTVTVSAVIVLYVFVQSGFYLAIRSMAPHDPLWYHPEDKPSPVESKIRNATVAGTALSGGLLAFSLLGMLGLSPVTLDDVVFFLDPLPLPFYAAIPTLPLLVPGLVVNAEEKKIKARDEEFPSFIRALGATEGAKQSTTSTVLKSLRKKDFGPLTDDVDNLYKRLNMRIETTQAWRHFTAECRSSLIQKFSEMYLVGREMGGDPKLLGELISENMMEVQQLRQRRSQATTTLIGLLYGITAASTFAFFIGLQVVNILSNMSLDLSTSASNFDVGQLIHAGVYDIPLIEFLLIVIIMFGAMLSALMVRTVDGGHKINTYVHFVALTWVGSITGVMTKWLVTQFLAI, from the coding sequence ATGGCGTCGGCAGACGAATCCGCTGGTACCGTCGAGATTACGCTCACGGCCGCACTGGCCGGGCTCGTCGACGCCTACGAGCAGATGCCGATGCCGATGAACCGGTATCTCGGCGTCATCCTCGTCCCCTCGGTCGTCTTCTTCCTCGGGACCGTCGCCGCCGCCGTCTTCCTCGACGTCGCGCTGATGATCCGTGGGCCGATCCCGCTGCTCGGCTTCCTGATGCTCGCGTCGGCCGTCTTCTACCCGCAGATCCTGCTCTCCCAGCGCAAGAGCGAGCTCAACAACCAGTTCCACCTCGTCGTTACCCACATGACGGTCCTCGCGACGACGAACATCGACCGGATGGAGGTGTTTCGACAGCTCTCCAAGCAGGACCAGTACGGCGAGATGGCCGCCGAGATCGGCCGCGTCGTCGAACTCGTCGACACCTGGAACCTGAGCCTCGACGACGCCTGCCGCCGCCGCGCCAAGCAGGTCCCCAGCGACGCGGTCTCCGATTTCTTCGACCGGCTGGGCTACACGCTCGGCGCCGGGCAGGCGCTCGACGACTACCTCGTCTCCGAACAGGACCAGATCATCGCCAACTACAAGACCGTCTACCAGGGGACGCTGGACAACCTGGAGGTCATGAAGGATCTGTACCTCTCGATGATCCTCTCGATGACGTTCGCGCTGGTGTTCGCGGTCGTCCTCCCGGTGCTGACCGGCACGAACCCGACGGTGACCGTCAGCGCCGTCATCGTCCTCTACGTGTTCGTCCAGTCGGGCTTCTACCTCGCCATTCGCTCGATGGCACCCCACGACCCGCTGTGGTACCACCCAGAGGACAAGCCCTCCCCGGTCGAGTCGAAGATACGCAACGCCACGGTCGCCGGCACCGCCCTCTCGGGCGGGCTGCTTGCCTTCTCGCTGCTCGGCATGCTCGGTCTCTCGCCGGTCACGCTGGACGACGTGGTCTTCTTCCTCGATCCGCTGCCGCTGCCGTTCTACGCCGCCATCCCGACGCTCCCCCTGCTCGTCCCCGGACTCGTCGTCAACGCCGAGGAGAAGAAGATCAAGGCCAGAGACGAAGAGTTCCCGAGCTTTATCCGCGCGCTCGGGGCGACCGAGGGCGCCAAACAGTCGACCACCTCGACGGTGCTGAAGTCGCTGCGCAAGAAGGACTTCGGGCCGTTGACCGACGACGTGGACAACCTCTACAAGCGGCTGAACATGCGCATCGAGACGACCCAGGCGTGGCGCCACTTCACCGCCGAGTGTCGCTCCTCGCTCATCCAGAAGTTCTCCGAGATGTACCTCGTCGGCCGCGAGATGGGCGGCGACCCCAAACTGCTCGGCGAGCTCATCTCCGAGAACATGATGGAGGTCCAGCAGCTCCGACAACGGCGTAGCCAGGCCACCACAACCCTGATCGGCCTGCTCTACGGTATCACGGCCGCCTCAACGTTCGCCTTCTTCATCGGCCTCCAGGTCGTCAACATCCTCTCGAACATGAGTCTCGACCTCTCCACCAGCGCCAGCAACTTCGACGTCGGACAGCTGATCCACGCGGGAGTCTACGACATCCCGCTCATCGAGTTCCTGCTGATCGTCATCATCATGTTCGGCGCCATGCTGTCGGCGCTGATGGTCCGTACCGTCGACGGCGGCCACAAGATCAACACCTACGTCCACTTCGTCGCGCTGACCTGGGTCGGATCTATCACCGGCGTCATGACGAAGTGGCTGGTGACGCAGTTCCTGGCCATATAG
- a CDS encoding SOS response-associated peptidase, which translates to MCGRYSLFAPPADVEERFDATFDDEFEPRYNAAPSQSLPVVTGDEPETIQRMEWGLVPSWADDRSDFEFINARAETVREKRSFADAYESRRCLVPADGFYEWTDLGGSSGKQPYRVTVGDDELFAMAGLWERWTPPQTQTGLGDFGGGSEPDSDPDPVETFTVITTEPNETVAELHHRMAVILDPAEEEQWLTGEPDAVESLLDPYSADAMRTYPVSTAVNNPANDTPEVLEEAEVGG; encoded by the coding sequence ATGTGTGGCCGCTACAGCCTCTTCGCCCCGCCGGCCGACGTCGAGGAGCGCTTCGATGCGACCTTCGACGACGAGTTCGAACCTCGCTACAACGCCGCGCCGAGCCAGTCGCTGCCCGTCGTCACCGGCGACGAGCCCGAGACGATCCAGCGAATGGAGTGGGGACTGGTCCCCTCGTGGGCCGACGACCGCTCGGACTTCGAGTTCATCAACGCACGCGCGGAGACGGTGCGCGAGAAGCGCAGCTTCGCCGACGCCTACGAGTCGCGTCGATGCCTGGTCCCCGCCGACGGATTCTACGAGTGGACCGATCTGGGCGGGAGCAGCGGCAAACAGCCCTACCGCGTCACCGTCGGGGACGACGAGCTGTTCGCGATGGCGGGGCTCTGGGAGCGGTGGACGCCGCCCCAGACCCAGACGGGTCTCGGCGACTTCGGCGGCGGGTCCGAGCCCGATAGCGACCCCGACCCCGTCGAGACGTTCACCGTGATCACCACCGAACCGAACGAGACGGTCGCCGAGCTACACCACCGGATGGCCGTGATCCTCGACCCCGCCGAGGAGGAGCAGTGGCTCACCGGCGAGCCCGACGCGGTCGAATCGCTGCTGGACCCCTATTCCGCCGACGCGATGCGGACCTATCCGGTGTCGACGGCGGTCAACAACCCCGCCAACGACACGCCCGAGGTCCTCGAAGAGGCGGAAGTCGGCGGGTAG
- a CDS encoding 30S ribosomal protein S17e — protein sequence MAIKPAYVKKTGTLLMERYPNAFGQDFEHNKEVVAELTNVESKGVRNRIAGYVTRKQGQPVEA from the coding sequence ATGGCTATCAAGCCCGCCTACGTCAAGAAGACAGGGACGCTGCTGATGGAGCGGTATCCGAACGCCTTCGGTCAGGACTTCGAGCACAACAAGGAAGTCGTCGCCGAGCTCACCAACGTCGAGTCGAAGGGCGTCCGGAACCGCATCGCCGGCTACGTCACCCGCAAACAGGGCCAGCCCGTCGAAGCGTAA
- the asd gene encoding aspartate-semialdehyde dehydrogenase, translating into MTVSVGILGATGAVGQRLIQLIDPNPDFEIEALTASESSVGKSYREASKWRIDMPIPDDVAETEVVATEPDAVPDDVDLIFSSLPSSVGEAVEPEFCEAGYVVSSNSSNARADDDVPLVIPEVNADHMDLIEVQRDERGWDGALIKNPNCSTITMVPPLAALDEAAGLERIEVATLQAVSGAGYSGVSSMEIIDNAIPHIGKEEKKMETESRKLLGEFDGAEVHWHDADVAASCNRIPTIDGHLENVWADTAEDLSPSAAEEALEAYPSLDLPSSPDQLIEVFDEPDRPQPRMDRNLGDGMTVSVGGVQETTHGLQFNCLAHNTLRGAAGASVLNGELLVESGYL; encoded by the coding sequence ATGACTGTCAGCGTAGGCATCCTCGGTGCGACCGGTGCGGTGGGGCAGCGACTCATCCAGCTGATCGATCCGAACCCCGACTTCGAGATCGAAGCGCTCACCGCGAGCGAATCCAGCGTCGGCAAGAGCTACCGCGAAGCGAGCAAGTGGCGCATCGACATGCCGATCCCCGACGACGTAGCGGAGACGGAAGTCGTCGCCACCGAGCCCGACGCGGTCCCGGACGACGTGGACCTCATCTTCTCGTCGCTGCCCTCCAGCGTCGGCGAGGCCGTCGAGCCCGAGTTCTGCGAGGCGGGCTACGTCGTCTCTTCGAACTCCTCGAACGCGCGGGCCGACGACGACGTCCCGCTCGTGATCCCGGAGGTCAACGCCGACCACATGGACCTCATCGAGGTCCAGCGCGACGAACGGGGCTGGGACGGCGCGCTCATCAAGAACCCCAACTGCTCGACGATCACGATGGTGCCGCCGCTGGCGGCGCTGGACGAGGCCGCCGGCCTCGAACGCATCGAGGTCGCCACCCTCCAAGCCGTCTCGGGCGCGGGCTACTCGGGCGTCTCGTCGATGGAGATCATCGACAACGCCATCCCCCACATCGGCAAGGAGGAGAAGAAGATGGAGACCGAGTCCCGCAAGCTGCTTGGGGAGTTCGACGGCGCCGAAGTCCACTGGCACGACGCCGACGTGGCCGCCTCCTGCAACCGCATCCCGACCATCGACGGCCACCTGGAGAACGTCTGGGCCGACACCGCCGAGGATCTGTCGCCCTCGGCAGCCGAAGAGGCGCTGGAGGCGTACCCCTCGCTCGATCTCCCGAGCTCGCCCGACCAGCTCATCGAGGTGTTCGACGAGCCCGACCGCCCCCAGCCCCGCATGGACCGCAACCTCGGCGACGGCATGACCGTCTCCGTCGGCGGCGTCCAGGAGACCACCCACGGCCTGCAGTTCAACTGCCTCGCCCACAACACGCTGCGCGGCGCCGCCGGCGCCAGCGTGCTGAACGGCGAACTGCTGGTCGAGAGCGGCTACCTGTAG
- a CDS encoding DUF6663 family protein codes for MDEGTYRVLPGGDEETWRFLDRETYETVAVPREGHDAPVDDLQPGYLVDAGLDWGSEEPAVLTLSVQRPTLYTYVADADPVFEVAQSLWEETRAAGDGMNATQTYNTDNAVNGVCYVFADSGQPAIFDEFRTGARPVEPLVDRVNDGPDEPEPRAVFVLDPVDGAFTVVVITLSKGGRFAETMRETYERDHPDEPLV; via the coding sequence ATGGACGAGGGGACCTACCGCGTGTTGCCCGGCGGTGACGAGGAGACCTGGCGCTTTCTCGACCGCGAGACCTACGAGACGGTCGCCGTCCCCCGCGAGGGTCACGACGCGCCTGTCGACGACCTGCAACCCGGCTACCTCGTCGACGCCGGGCTCGACTGGGGTTCCGAAGAGCCGGCGGTCCTGACGCTGTCGGTGCAGCGACCCACGCTCTACACCTACGTCGCCGACGCCGACCCGGTCTTCGAGGTCGCACAGAGCCTCTGGGAAGAGACCCGCGCGGCCGGCGACGGCATGAACGCCACCCAGACCTACAACACCGACAACGCGGTCAACGGCGTCTGCTACGTCTTCGCCGACTCGGGCCAGCCCGCCATCTTCGACGAGTTCCGGACGGGCGCCCGCCCGGTCGAACCCCTGGTCGACCGGGTCAACGACGGCCCCGACGAACCCGAGCCGCGGGCGGTGTTCGTCCTCGACCCCGTCGACGGCGCGTTCACCGTCGTCGTGATCACCCTCTCGAAGGGCGGTCGCTTCGCCGAGACGATGCGGGAGACCTACGAACGGGACCACCCCGACGAGCCGCTGGTCTGA
- a CDS encoding SPFH domain-containing protein yields MVIPSVGVAAALSGTPPLQSLPGVSPLTIVGGLLLLIAVAAVYSAVQVVEAYEKEALTVLGEYRKLLEPGIHIVPPFVSRTYPFDMRTQTIDVPQQEAITRDNSPVTADAVVYIKVMDAKKAFLQVEEYKRAVSNLAQTTLRAVLGDMELDDTLSRREQINARIREELDEPTDEWGIRVESVEVREVNPAAGVKQAMEQQTSAERKRRAMILEAQGERRSAIEQAQGAKQSDIVRAQGAKQSQILEAQGDAISTVLRAKSAESMGERAIVDKGMETLENIGQGESTTFVMPQELTSLVGRYGKHLSGGDVSDMASADGDGELDSLDFDAETRELIGLDDIAEIIGEIDEEAQVDVDAMEQEAQAVKEGEGLDTDGGERIGEPES; encoded by the coding sequence ATGGTTATTCCCTCCGTCGGAGTCGCGGCCGCGCTCTCCGGCACACCGCCGCTCCAGTCGCTGCCCGGCGTCTCGCCGCTGACGATAGTCGGGGGACTGTTGCTCCTGATAGCCGTCGCCGCGGTCTACTCCGCGGTTCAGGTCGTCGAGGCCTACGAGAAGGAAGCGTTGACGGTCCTGGGCGAGTACCGGAAGCTCCTCGAGCCGGGGATCCACATCGTCCCGCCGTTCGTCAGTCGAACGTACCCCTTCGACATGCGGACCCAGACCATTGACGTGCCCCAGCAGGAGGCGATCACCCGCGACAACTCGCCCGTCACCGCCGACGCCGTCGTCTACATCAAGGTCATGGACGCCAAGAAGGCGTTCCTGCAGGTCGAAGAGTACAAGCGCGCCGTCTCGAACCTCGCCCAGACGACGCTGCGGGCGGTGCTGGGCGACATGGAACTCGACGACACGCTCTCCCGGCGGGAGCAGATCAACGCGCGCATCCGCGAGGAGCTGGACGAACCCACCGACGAGTGGGGCATCCGCGTCGAGAGCGTCGAGGTCCGCGAGGTCAACCCCGCCGCCGGCGTCAAACAGGCGATGGAGCAACAGACCTCCGCCGAGCGCAAACGCCGCGCGATGATCCTCGAAGCCCAGGGCGAACGGCGCTCGGCCATCGAGCAGGCACAGGGGGCGAAACAGTCCGACATCGTCCGCGCCCAGGGTGCGAAACAGTCGCAGATCCTCGAGGCGCAGGGCGACGCGATCTCGACGGTCCTCCGTGCGAAATCCGCCGAGTCGATGGGCGAACGAGCCATCGTCGACAAGGGGATGGAGACACTGGAGAACATCGGCCAGGGCGAGTCGACGACGTTCGTCATGCCCCAGGAACTCACCTCGCTGGTGGGACGGTACGGCAAGCACCTCTCGGGCGGCGACGTGAGCGACATGGCGAGCGCCGACGGCGACGGCGAGCTCGACTCGCTCGATTTCGACGCCGAGACGCGCGAGCTCATCGGGCTGGACGATATCGCCGAGATCATCGGAGAGATCGACGAGGAGGCACAGGTCGACGTCGACGCGATGGAGCAGGAGGCCCAGGCCGTCAAAGAGGGCGAAGGGCTGGACACCGACGGCGGCGAACGGATCGGCGAACCGGAGTCGTAG
- a CDS encoding D-2-hydroxyacid dehydrogenase, translated as MTAGSTADAPEVLVLRQNIHGISPSEYVDALRERLPDRTVGYAATPDEERELLPHARVVAGFSIDEADLERAENLELFACSFAGVDHLPLDAFRERGVAVTNASGVHGPNIGEYALGSILTFTREFLESRRRQRRREWRSHPTHELAGSTVAVVGMGPIGESVVQRLDGFDVDTVGVRYTPEKGGPTDEVYGYGDIAEAVADAAYVVLACPLTDATEHLIDEEVFQTMPTDAVLVNAARGGVVHTGDLVDALRSNSIRGAALDVTDPEPLPEDHELWTFENVLITPHNAGHTPKYFQRLGDIVAEAVHTAEERGEWTELPNQVV; from the coding sequence ATGACAGCCGGATCGACCGCCGACGCGCCTGAAGTGCTGGTGCTACGACAGAACATCCACGGTATCTCGCCGAGCGAGTACGTCGACGCGTTACGCGAACGCCTGCCCGACCGGACGGTCGGCTACGCCGCCACGCCCGACGAAGAGCGCGAACTGCTCCCGCACGCCCGCGTCGTCGCCGGCTTCTCGATCGACGAGGCGGACCTCGAACGCGCCGAGAACCTCGAGTTGTTCGCCTGTTCGTTCGCCGGCGTCGACCACCTGCCGCTGGACGCGTTCCGCGAGCGCGGCGTCGCCGTCACGAACGCCTCGGGCGTCCACGGCCCGAACATCGGCGAGTACGCCCTCGGCTCGATCCTCACCTTCACCCGCGAGTTCCTCGAGTCGCGCCGCCGCCAGCGCCGCCGGGAGTGGCGTTCGCATCCGACACACGAACTCGCCGGGAGCACCGTCGCGGTCGTCGGCATGGGGCCCATCGGCGAGTCCGTCGTCCAGCGCCTCGACGGGTTCGACGTCGACACCGTCGGCGTGCGCTACACCCCCGAGAAGGGCGGACCGACCGACGAGGTGTACGGCTACGGCGACATCGCAGAGGCCGTCGCCGACGCGGCCTACGTCGTGCTGGCCTGCCCGCTGACCGACGCGACCGAACACCTGATCGACGAAGAGGTGTTCCAGACGATGCCCACCGACGCCGTCCTCGTCAACGCCGCCCGCGGCGGCGTCGTCCACACGGGTGACCTAGTCGACGCGCTCCGGTCGAACTCGATCCGCGGCGCCGCCCTAGACGTGACCGACCCCGAGCCGCTCCCGGAGGACCACGAGCTGTGGACCTTCGAGAACGTCCTGATAACCCCGCACAACGCCGGCCACACGCCGAAGTACTTCCAGCGCCTGGGCGACATCGTCGCGGAGGCCGTCCACACCGCCGAAGAACGCGGCGAGTGGACCGAACTGCCGAATCAGGTCGTCTGA
- a CDS encoding DUF7321 family protein, translating to MVTDRVVATVVLVAVTASFPCFLYGAWYIIETEPVTWSVLMHHLKFVVTGLVLTTVPMLGWMAPRLLDQFGSFAMVHAFLGAQAYALLAFGFTGIVRIFSAKRRHDLYNDYDEDVLLDEIGGDRMSHWRSRLRIGVFGYVVFWMLAYGAGLARYVLRYDVLELVGF from the coding sequence ATGGTCACGGACAGGGTGGTCGCGACGGTCGTACTGGTGGCCGTGACGGCGAGTTTCCCCTGTTTCCTCTACGGCGCCTGGTATATCATCGAGACCGAGCCGGTCACCTGGTCGGTGCTGATGCACCACCTGAAGTTCGTGGTGACGGGGCTGGTGTTGACGACCGTGCCGATGCTCGGCTGGATGGCGCCGCGGCTGCTCGACCAGTTCGGCAGTTTCGCGATGGTTCACGCGTTCCTCGGCGCTCAGGCGTACGCGCTGCTGGCGTTCGGGTTCACCGGGATCGTCAGGATATTCAGCGCCAAACGGCGCCACGACCTGTACAACGACTACGACGAGGACGTGCTACTCGACGAGATCGGCGGCGACCGGATGAGCCACTGGCGCAGCCGTCTCCGTATCGGCGTCTTCGGCTACGTCGTCTTCTGGATGCTCGCCTACGGGGCGGGCCTCGCCCGCTACGTCCTCCGCTACGACGTCCTCGAACTCGTCGGGTTCTGA
- a CDS encoding low molecular weight phosphatase family protein, with protein MSTEPDATDPTRIAFMCVQNAGRSQMSTAFAERERERRGLDDRVEILTGGTHPAERVHDEVVDVMAEVGFDLSDRTPRAITTEELRSCDYVATMGCSTLDLGDAETDVDVRDWALDDPDGQDPERVREIRDEIEERVRALFDEVDASE; from the coding sequence ATGTCCACCGAACCAGACGCCACCGACCCGACCCGTATCGCATTCATGTGTGTCCAGAACGCCGGCCGCTCGCAGATGTCCACCGCGTTCGCCGAACGCGAGCGCGAGCGCCGCGGCCTCGACGACCGCGTCGAGATCCTGACCGGCGGCACCCACCCCGCCGAGCGCGTCCACGACGAAGTCGTCGACGTGATGGCCGAGGTCGGCTTCGACCTCTCCGACCGGACGCCGCGGGCGATCACGACCGAGGAACTGCGCTCCTGTGACTACGTCGCCACCATGGGCTGTTCCACGCTCGACCTCGGCGACGCCGAGACCGACGTCGACGTGCGCGACTGGGCGCTCGACGACCCCGACGGTCAGGACCCCGAGCGCGTGCGCGAGATCCGCGACGAGATCGAAGAGCGGGTCCGGGCGCTGTTCGACGAGGTCGACGCGAGCGAGTGA
- the arsB gene encoding ACR3 family arsenite efflux transporter, with protein MSNAGAHDHGPDCDCESCGDPRSMDFLDKYLTVWIFGAMAVGVGLGYVAPSVTRPIQDLHLVEIGLVAMMYPPLAKADYSRLPTVFRNWRVLSLSLVQNWLIGPTLMFGLAVVFFGGVVPGLPARPEFFLGLVFIGMARCIAMVLVWNELAEGSTEYVTGLVAFNSLFQIVTYGVYVWFFALFLPPLLGMETLVAGISAFDVTTMQVFEAIVVFLGIPFAAGFLTRYVGTRAKSEAWYEDRLVPLIDPLTLVALLFTVVVMFATQGENIVAAPADVLIIAVPLTIYFVVMFLVSFAMGKGVGADYSTTTAIGFTAASNNFELAIAVAVAVFGVGSGVAFTTVVGPLIEVPVLLALVNVALYFQRRLDWGSSAAGSPEPTDNRPAAND; from the coding sequence ATGAGTAACGCCGGCGCTCACGACCACGGCCCGGACTGCGACTGCGAGTCCTGTGGGGACCCGCGGTCGATGGACTTCCTCGACAAGTACCTCACCGTCTGGATCTTCGGCGCGATGGCCGTCGGCGTGGGGCTGGGCTACGTCGCGCCCTCGGTGACCCGACCGATCCAGGACCTGCATCTGGTCGAGATCGGACTCGTGGCGATGATGTACCCGCCGCTGGCGAAGGCCGACTACTCGCGGCTCCCGACCGTCTTCCGCAACTGGCGGGTACTGAGCCTGAGCCTCGTCCAGAACTGGCTGATCGGTCCGACGCTGATGTTCGGGCTCGCGGTCGTCTTCTTCGGCGGAGTCGTCCCGGGCCTGCCCGCGCGCCCGGAGTTCTTCCTCGGACTGGTCTTCATCGGGATGGCTCGCTGCATCGCGATGGTGCTCGTCTGGAACGAACTCGCCGAGGGCTCGACCGAGTACGTCACCGGGCTGGTCGCGTTCAACAGCCTCTTCCAGATCGTCACCTACGGCGTGTACGTCTGGTTTTTCGCTCTGTTCCTGCCACCGCTGCTCGGCATGGAGACGCTCGTCGCCGGCATCTCGGCGTTCGACGTGACCACGATGCAGGTGTTCGAGGCGATCGTCGTCTTCCTCGGGATCCCCTTCGCCGCCGGCTTCCTCACCCGGTACGTCGGCACCCGAGCGAAGAGCGAGGCGTGGTACGAAGACCGGCTCGTCCCGCTGATCGACCCGCTGACGCTGGTCGCGCTGCTGTTCACCGTCGTGGTGATGTTCGCGACCCAGGGTGAGAACATCGTCGCTGCGCCCGCCGACGTGCTTATCATCGCCGTCCCGCTTACGATCTACTTCGTCGTGATGTTCCTCGTCAGCTTCGCGATGGGCAAGGGCGTCGGCGCCGACTACTCGACGACGACGGCGATCGGCTTCACCGCCGCGAGCAACAACTTCGAGCTGGCCATCGCGGTCGCGGTCGCCGTCTTCGGCGTCGGCTCCGGCGTGGCCTTCACGACCGTCGTCGGCCCGCTCATCGAAGTGCCCGTCCTGCTCGCACTGGTCAACGTCGCGCTGTACTTCCAGCGCAGACTCGACTGGGGATCGTCCGCGGCGGGGAGCCCCGAACCGACCGACAACCGACCTGCGGCCAACGACTGA
- a CDS encoding ArsR/SmtB family transcription factor has protein sequence MAQATERLRRFLDDELGECRSEDVERRLNELGTLEAALEGERVEAELDVLSALANETRYTLVRVLVAAGEELCVCELNAVVDVSESGLSHALSALVDAGLVDGRKDGRWKKYRATNRAVALVTVLEGSVGDE, from the coding sequence ATGGCACAAGCGACCGAACGGCTCCGCCGGTTCCTCGACGACGAGCTCGGCGAGTGTCGGAGCGAAGACGTCGAGCGACGCCTGAACGAGCTGGGCACGCTCGAAGCTGCGCTCGAGGGCGAGCGAGTCGAGGCGGAACTCGACGTGCTCTCCGCGCTCGCGAACGAGACGCGCTACACGCTCGTCCGCGTGCTCGTCGCCGCGGGCGAGGAACTGTGCGTCTGCGAACTGAACGCGGTCGTCGACGTGAGCGAGAGCGGGCTCAGTCACGCCCTGTCGGCGCTGGTCGACGCGGGGCTCGTCGACGGCCGGAAGGACGGTCGCTGGAAGAAGTACCGCGCGACCAACCGCGCGGTCGCGCTGGTCACCGTCCTCGAAGGGAGCGTCGGCGATGAGTAA
- a CDS encoding DUF7319 domain-containing protein: protein MSDAADERVDEAGEAEEASEADGDDAESIEALREQVEAEYDFDDFGPAEMASMSSEEWEAVFDPGSWITGQELLDRVEADLKRRVAEREVFARIERRDDRLVAYSDEGYATVRADGSVEGHGTVLRDVKPTVALASMESYDVPEAPPEDLLPEPQDVPEGSGELGNTMLQVVAGIQVLAGLLLIGGWLVITLGLVSPPGGGTVRSLNVVAMLLGGFVFLAIGLLLFGVVANARLSDKFRAEEYRNRLRAVELEPGERPDFLPDEESAADATGIPGEDSEGLPPEDPDERSPEIDDDECDDA, encoded by the coding sequence ATGAGCGACGCCGCCGACGAACGGGTCGACGAGGCCGGAGAGGCCGAGGAGGCGTCGGAGGCCGACGGCGACGACGCCGAATCCATCGAGGCGCTGCGCGAGCAGGTCGAGGCCGAGTACGACTTCGACGACTTCGGCCCGGCGGAGATGGCCTCGATGTCTTCCGAGGAGTGGGAGGCCGTCTTCGACCCCGGATCGTGGATCACCGGCCAGGAGCTGCTCGACCGCGTCGAGGCCGACCTCAAACGGCGGGTCGCGGAGCGCGAGGTGTTCGCCCGGATCGAACGCCGGGACGACCGTCTGGTGGCCTACTCCGACGAGGGGTACGCGACCGTCCGCGCCGACGGCTCCGTCGAGGGCCACGGGACCGTGCTCCGGGACGTGAAGCCGACGGTCGCGCTCGCGTCGATGGAGTCGTACGACGTACCCGAAGCGCCGCCCGAGGACCTGCTCCCCGAGCCCCAGGACGTGCCCGAGGGCAGCGGCGAACTCGGCAACACGATGTTGCAGGTCGTCGCGGGGATCCAGGTGCTCGCGGGCCTCCTGCTGATCGGTGGCTGGCTCGTGATCACCCTGGGGCTGGTCTCCCCGCCCGGCGGCGGAACGGTGCGGTCGCTGAACGTCGTCGCCATGCTACTCGGTGGGTTCGTCTTCCTCGCGATCGGGCTGTTGCTGTTCGGCGTCGTCGCCAACGCCCGACTGTCGGACAAGTTCCGCGCCGAGGAGTACCGCAACCGCCTCCGCGCGGTCGAGCTCGAACCCGGGGAGCGACCGGACTTTCTCCCCGACGAGGAGTCCGCGGCGGACGCGACGGGCATTCCCGGCGAGGACTCGGAGGGGTTACCGCCGGAGGACCCCGACGAACGCTCACCAGAAATCGACGACGACGAGTGCGACGACGCCTGA
- a CDS encoding plastocyanin/azurin family copper-binding protein — MNRRDFLRTAGGAAGGASAVAAGAGTAAAAQEGGGGGGGVQPVWPSYVSDANGPGYEDLRGNSEVTIEVGVGSGGFGYGPTTTWIDPGTTVIFEFVEPSHNVKPNSQPDGGGLAGTEGGEFATIPAGETYEVTLETNGMYTYYCGPHEGQGMKGAIAVGGDVETEEVGGGGQTPLNPEHMGVPFHPHYVGVSTIVMMVVSLLFTFFLLKYGESPNAKGGNN, encoded by the coding sequence ATGAACAGACGGGACTTTCTGCGGACCGCCGGTGGCGCCGCGGGCGGTGCGTCCGCCGTCGCCGCGGGGGCCGGAACGGCCGCTGCCGCACAGGAAGGCGGGGGCGGTGGCGGAGGCGTCCAGCCCGTGTGGCCGTCGTACGTCAGCGACGCGAACGGCCCCGGCTACGAGGATCTGCGTGGCAACTCGGAGGTGACGATCGAGGTCGGCGTCGGTTCGGGCGGCTTCGGGTACGGTCCGACGACCACCTGGATCGACCCCGGCACGACGGTCATCTTCGAGTTCGTCGAACCGAGCCACAACGTCAAGCCCAACAGCCAGCCCGACGGGGGCGGCCTCGCCGGCACGGAAGGCGGCGAGTTCGCGACGATTCCCGCCGGCGAGACCTACGAGGTCACGCTGGAGACCAACGGGATGTACACGTACTACTGCGGGCCCCACGAGGGACAGGGCATGAAAGGCGCAATCGCCGTCGGCGGCGACGTCGAGACCGAAGAGGTCGGCGGCGGGGGACAGACGCCGCTCAACCCCGAACACATGGGCGTGCCGTTCCACCCCCACTACGTCGGCGTCTCGACCATCGTCATGATGGTCGTGTCGCTTTTGTTCACCTTCTTCCTGCTGAAGTACGGTGAATCGCCCAACGCCAAGGGAGGGAACAACTGA